Proteins from a genomic interval of Streptomyces sp. NBC_00820:
- a CDS encoding spherulation-specific family 4 protein codes for MTLLIPLYVHPAEDPGAWHRLITAAARTHAVVLNPASGPGTGPDPAFTAVARALRAAGARLLGYVDTDYGVREHADITADVRRHQEWYAADGCFLDRVTATQEGLPACRRLVRDVRRLGTGPVVLNPGVHPAPGYLRLADLTVTFEGHWSTYVSAFTRPAWAARHPPDRICHLVYGVPEALVPLAVRTAHERGAGVCGPVTGEPPNPWAELTPALVRAGE; via the coding sequence GTGACCCTGCTGATACCGCTGTACGTGCATCCGGCCGAGGACCCCGGCGCCTGGCACCGCCTGATCACCGCCGCCGCCCGCACCCACGCCGTCGTCCTCAACCCCGCGAGCGGCCCCGGTACCGGCCCCGACCCCGCCTTCACGGCCGTGGCACGCGCCCTGCGCGCGGCCGGCGCCCGGCTGCTGGGCTATGTCGACACCGACTACGGCGTACGGGAACACGCCGACATCACCGCGGACGTGCGCCGCCACCAGGAGTGGTACGCGGCCGACGGCTGCTTCCTCGACCGGGTCACCGCGACCCAGGAAGGCCTGCCCGCCTGCCGACGTCTGGTCAGGGACGTACGACGGCTCGGAACCGGGCCGGTGGTCCTCAACCCGGGCGTCCACCCGGCACCCGGCTACCTCCGCCTTGCCGACCTGACCGTCACCTTCGAGGGCCACTGGTCCACGTACGTCTCGGCGTTCACCCGACCGGCCTGGGCGGCACGCCACCCGCCCGACCGGATCTGCCACCTCGTCTACGGCGTACCCGAGGCCCTGGTGCCGCTCGCCGTGCGCACCGCACACGAACGCGGCGCCGGCGTCTGTGGACCGGTGACGGGCGAACCGCCCAACCCCTGGGCCGAGTTGACTCCCGCGCTGGTGAGGGCGGGGGAGTGA
- a CDS encoding NAD-dependent epimerase/dehydratase family protein, which translates to MRILVLGGTGYLGRHVAERLRALPGAQVLAAGRSAAARYPVDLATDPPEKLARTLTAAAPDAVVNCAGATGGDPVTLAEVNARGPAVLCAALREAAPTARLVHLGSAAEYGPGAPGTPVTEAAPACPVTPYGVTKLAGTVAVTSAALDGVVLRVGNPVGPGAPVASLPGRLAALLRTAGRAPESALRLGDLSAHRDFVDVRDVARAVALAITTPGSLPPVLNIGGGTAVPVRELVRGLARRAGFRGRLEENSGGSARSARVSWQCSDITAADRALGWRPAHGLDDSLDALWAATTERGCVP; encoded by the coding sequence ATGCGCATTCTCGTCCTGGGCGGCACCGGATACCTGGGCCGCCACGTGGCCGAGCGGCTGCGCGCCCTCCCCGGCGCGCAGGTCCTCGCCGCCGGCCGCTCCGCCGCCGCCCGGTACCCCGTCGACCTCGCCACCGACCCGCCGGAAAAGCTCGCCAGGACCCTGACCGCGGCCGCACCGGACGCCGTGGTCAACTGCGCGGGCGCCACCGGCGGCGATCCGGTGACCCTCGCCGAGGTCAACGCCCGAGGGCCCGCCGTACTGTGCGCCGCGCTGCGCGAGGCGGCGCCCACGGCCCGCCTGGTCCACCTCGGCTCGGCCGCCGAGTACGGGCCCGGCGCGCCCGGCACCCCGGTGACCGAGGCGGCACCCGCCTGCCCGGTCACGCCGTACGGCGTGACCAAGCTGGCCGGCACCGTCGCGGTGACCTCCGCGGCCCTCGACGGTGTGGTGCTCCGCGTCGGCAACCCGGTGGGCCCCGGAGCGCCCGTCGCGAGCCTGCCCGGACGGCTCGCCGCGCTGCTGCGGACGGCGGGGCGGGCACCCGAATCCGCCCTGCGGCTGGGCGACCTGTCGGCCCACCGCGACTTCGTGGACGTACGCGACGTCGCCCGGGCGGTCGCGCTCGCCATCACCACCCCCGGGTCCCTGCCGCCCGTCCTCAACATCGGCGGCGGAACGGCCGTACCCGTACGCGAGCTGGTACGGGGACTCGCCCGCCGCGCGGGGTTCCGGGGGCGGCTGGAGGAGAACTCCGGCGGCTCGGCGCGCTCCGCGCGGGTGTCGTGGCAGTGCTCCGACATCACCGCCGCCGACCGCGCGCTCGGCTGGCGGCCCGCACACGGCCTGGACGACTCCCTCGACGCGCTGTGGGCCGCCACGACCGAGAGGGGGTGCGTGCCGTGA
- a CDS encoding nucleotidyltransferase family protein: MHAVILAGGKGVRLRPYTTALPKPLVPIGDQHAILEIVLRQLSAAGFDRCTLAIGHLGEIIRAYVGDGSQWGMNVDYATEESPLGTMGPLLSLRDRLPETFLVMNGDVLTDLDYADVLRRHEASGAPLTIATYARKVHIDFGVLTTDASKVVAFTEKPSMDYRVSMGVYGLSRATLDGYTPGLPLGFDELVLDLLRTRNPPHAYDFDGYWLDIGRPDDYDRANAEFTTRKSLLLKGA, from the coding sequence ATGCACGCCGTGATCCTGGCGGGAGGCAAGGGCGTCCGGCTGCGCCCCTACACCACCGCCCTGCCCAAGCCGCTCGTCCCCATCGGCGACCAGCACGCCATCCTGGAGATCGTGCTGCGTCAGCTGTCGGCCGCCGGCTTCGACCGCTGCACCCTCGCCATCGGGCACCTCGGCGAGATCATCCGCGCCTACGTCGGCGACGGCTCCCAGTGGGGCATGAACGTGGACTACGCCACCGAGGAGAGCCCCCTCGGCACCATGGGCCCGCTGCTCTCCCTGCGCGACCGGCTGCCCGAGACCTTCCTCGTCATGAACGGGGACGTGCTCACCGACCTCGACTACGCCGACGTCCTGCGCCGGCACGAGGCGTCCGGCGCGCCGCTGACCATCGCCACCTACGCCCGCAAGGTGCACATCGACTTCGGAGTGCTCACCACCGACGCGAGCAAGGTCGTCGCCTTCACCGAGAAGCCCAGCATGGACTACCGGGTCTCCATGGGTGTCTACGGCCTCAGCCGCGCCACCCTCGACGGCTACACCCCCGGACTGCCGCTGGGCTTCGACGAGTTGGTCCTCGACCTGCTGCGGACCCGGAACCCGCCGCACGCCTACGATTTCGACGGCTACTGGCTCGACATCGGCCGCCCCGACGACTACGACCGGGCGAACGCCGAGTTCACCACCCGCAAGTCGCTTCTGCTCAAGGGAGCCTGA
- a CDS encoding GDP-mannose 4,6-dehydratase, which yields MTSAPLAAVTGAEGFIGSHLTETLVASGYRVRAMAQYNSFSSYGWLETLAPDVLDQVEIVLGDVRDPGSVRGLLEGADAAYHLAALIAIPYSYRAPHSYVETNVTGTLNVLEAVRALGTPRLVHTSTSETYGTAQAVPITEDHPINTQSPYAASKAGGDRLADSYHASFGTPVVTLRPFNTFGPRQSMRAVIPTVIGQVAAGERTITLGDLRPTRDFTYVKDTARAFLAVGTAPAEKVVGRTFNAGTGGEISVGDLVALIGKVMDTPLDVRADPERVRPANSEVMRLVADASRLAAATGWQPGHTLEQGLAHTVEFFRDPANLARYKTGIYNI from the coding sequence TTGACCTCCGCACCGCTCGCCGCCGTCACCGGAGCCGAAGGCTTCATCGGTTCGCACCTCACCGAGACCCTCGTCGCCTCCGGGTACCGGGTCAGAGCCATGGCCCAGTACAACTCCTTCTCCTCCTACGGCTGGCTGGAGACCCTCGCCCCGGACGTCCTGGACCAGGTGGAGATCGTCCTCGGCGACGTACGCGACCCCGGCTCGGTCCGCGGCCTGCTCGAAGGAGCCGACGCCGCCTACCACTTGGCCGCCCTCATCGCGATCCCGTACTCCTACCGGGCACCGCACAGCTACGTGGAGACCAACGTCACCGGCACCCTCAACGTGCTCGAAGCCGTCCGCGCCCTCGGCACCCCCCGCCTGGTGCACACTTCCACCAGCGAGACCTACGGCACCGCCCAGGCCGTGCCGATCACCGAGGACCACCCCATCAACACCCAGTCCCCGTACGCCGCTTCGAAGGCCGGCGGGGACCGGCTCGCCGACAGCTACCACGCCAGCTTCGGCACCCCCGTGGTCACCCTCAGGCCCTTCAACACCTTCGGGCCACGCCAGTCCATGCGCGCGGTCATCCCCACCGTCATCGGCCAGGTCGCGGCGGGGGAGCGCACGATCACCCTCGGAGACCTGCGCCCCACCCGCGACTTCACCTACGTCAAGGACACCGCGCGGGCCTTCCTCGCGGTCGGCACCGCGCCCGCCGAGAAGGTCGTCGGCCGCACCTTCAACGCCGGTACGGGCGGCGAGATCTCGGTCGGCGACCTCGTCGCGCTCATCGGCAAGGTCATGGACACCCCGCTCGACGTCCGCGCGGACCCCGAGCGCGTCCGGCCGGCGAACTCCGAGGTGATGCGGCTCGTCGCCGACGCCTCGCGGCTCGCCGCGGCCACCGGCTGGCAGCCCGGCCACACCCTCGAACAAGGCCTCGCGCACACCGTGGAGTTCTTCCGCGACCCGGCCAACCTGGCCCGCTACAAGACCGGCATCTACAACATCTGA
- the pelF gene encoding GT4 family glycosyltransferase PelF gives MHVHDGARGFGATRVTLLTEGTYPHSHGGVSVWCDQLVQGMPDLDFDVIAVTGTGREPVVWDLPGHVRAVRAVPMWGAPPEGRPPRGRARNRLTAAYERFLTALLDPCAEDGFAPALYTMARAAADGTLSPFLRGDQAVALLAAVWNRSGLAVREARPTLHDAVTATALLEHALRPLAAPPPQGGVAHAVSGGVAVLPGLAALERYGVPLLLTEHGVYLRERYLGYRTAPYRWPVKAVILGFFRLLAEESYRRAALITPGNRYNRLWEEQGGADPSAIRTVYNGVDPAAFPPAGPEPASPTLSWAGRVDPIKDLETLIRAFSLVRDRIPGARLRLFGGTPRGGEAYRERCEALAAELGHADAVTFEGRVDDIKDAYAAGNVVMLSSISEGFPFTLIEAMSCGRATVSTDVGGVREAVGDTGLVVPPRDPAAMAAAALDLLADPVRRRAMGEAARLRVIEQFTLRQTIDTFRSIYLELPTRAETFTALPAAEAPAQDVVTGAGSLAG, from the coding sequence ATGCACGTTCACGACGGCGCGCGCGGCTTCGGCGCGACGCGCGTCACCCTGCTCACCGAAGGCACCTACCCGCACAGCCATGGCGGTGTGAGCGTCTGGTGCGACCAACTCGTCCAGGGCATGCCCGACCTCGACTTCGACGTCATCGCCGTCACCGGCACCGGACGCGAACCCGTCGTCTGGGACCTGCCCGGCCATGTCCGCGCCGTGCGCGCCGTCCCCATGTGGGGCGCGCCGCCCGAGGGCCGGCCGCCCCGGGGCCGCGCCCGCAACCGGCTCACCGCCGCCTACGAACGGTTCCTGACCGCCCTGCTCGACCCGTGCGCCGAGGACGGATTCGCACCCGCCCTGTACACGATGGCCAGGGCCGCCGCCGACGGTACGCTCAGCCCGTTCCTGCGCGGAGACCAGGCCGTCGCCCTCCTCGCCGCCGTGTGGAACCGGTCCGGCCTCGCCGTCCGCGAGGCGCGCCCCACCCTGCACGACGCCGTCACCGCCACCGCCCTGCTGGAACACGCCCTGCGGCCCCTGGCCGCGCCGCCACCGCAGGGCGGCGTCGCCCACGCGGTCAGCGGCGGCGTGGCCGTCCTGCCGGGACTCGCCGCCCTGGAGCGGTACGGCGTCCCGCTGCTGCTCACCGAGCACGGCGTCTACCTGCGCGAGCGCTACCTCGGCTACCGCACCGCCCCGTACCGCTGGCCGGTGAAGGCCGTGATCCTCGGCTTCTTCCGGCTGCTGGCCGAGGAGAGCTACCGCCGGGCCGCCCTGATCACCCCCGGCAACCGCTACAACCGGCTGTGGGAGGAACAGGGCGGCGCCGACCCGAGCGCGATCCGCACGGTCTACAACGGCGTGGACCCGGCCGCCTTCCCGCCGGCCGGACCCGAGCCCGCCTCGCCCACGCTCAGCTGGGCGGGCCGCGTCGACCCCATCAAGGACCTGGAGACCCTCATCCGCGCCTTCTCTCTCGTCCGGGACCGCATACCCGGGGCCCGGCTGCGCCTGTTCGGTGGCACACCCCGGGGCGGCGAGGCCTACCGGGAGCGCTGCGAGGCGCTGGCCGCCGAACTGGGCCACGCGGACGCCGTCACCTTCGAGGGGCGCGTCGACGACATCAAGGACGCCTACGCGGCCGGCAACGTCGTGATGCTCTCCAGCATCAGCGAGGGCTTCCCGTTCACCCTCATCGAGGCCATGTCCTGCGGCCGGGCCACCGTGTCCACCGACGTCGGCGGCGTACGCGAGGCCGTCGGCGACACCGGGCTCGTCGTCCCGCCCCGTGACCCGGCCGCGATGGCCGCCGCCGCCCTGGACCTGCTCGCCGACCCGGTCCGGCGCCGGGCCATGGGGGAGGCGGCACGGCTGCGCGTGATCGAGCAGTTCACCCTGCGCCAGACCATCGACACCTTCCGCTCCATCTACCTCGAACTGCCCACCCGTGCAGAAACGTTTACGGCGCTGCCGGCGGCGGAAGCGCCCGCGCAGGACGTCGTCACCGGCGCCGGGAGCCTGGCCGGATGA
- a CDS encoding SGNH/GDSL hydrolase family protein: MANDTRAGDMARGRRRAAVLGAALGGCALVAASTTPATAHSSDNRHGHGLTYAALGDSYTSAPLVPTQVDANCARSDRNYPSLVAADQRVATFKDVSCSGATTNEMWKAQGTNGPQLDAVGRDTDLVSVQIGGNDVGFGSIIGTCARLVAQDPAGNPCERFYNASGYDQLALTVAQTAPKIDRVLRAVRDRAPHARILLVGYPDLLPDDGSGCFPSVPFARQDFPYLRDTEKRLNLMLRLVAAWNRVEYVDTYGPTAGHDMCKAPADRWIEPLQPASPAAPAHPNAKGEAAMAQAVLNRLERHHGRN; this comes from the coding sequence ATGGCGAACGACACGCGTGCGGGAGACATGGCGAGAGGCAGGCGGCGCGCCGCCGTACTGGGGGCGGCACTGGGGGGCTGCGCCCTCGTCGCCGCATCCACCACCCCGGCCACCGCGCACTCCTCCGACAACCGCCACGGCCACGGCCTCACCTACGCCGCCCTCGGCGACTCCTACACCTCCGCGCCCCTCGTACCGACTCAGGTGGACGCCAACTGCGCCCGTTCGGACCGGAACTACCCCTCACTGGTGGCAGCCGACCAGCGGGTCGCCACGTTCAAGGACGTCAGCTGCTCCGGGGCCACGACGAACGAGATGTGGAAGGCGCAGGGGACGAACGGACCCCAGCTCGACGCGGTGGGCCGCGACACCGACCTGGTGAGCGTGCAGATCGGCGGCAACGACGTCGGCTTCGGATCGATCATCGGCACCTGCGCCCGCCTCGTCGCCCAGGACCCCGCCGGCAATCCGTGCGAGCGCTTCTACAACGCCTCCGGGTACGACCAGTTGGCGCTCACCGTCGCGCAGACCGCGCCGAAGATCGACCGCGTGCTGAGGGCCGTCCGTGACCGGGCGCCGCACGCGCGGATCCTCCTCGTGGGCTACCCGGACCTGCTGCCGGACGACGGCAGCGGCTGCTTCCCCTCGGTGCCGTTCGCCCGGCAGGACTTCCCTTATCTGCGGGACACCGAGAAGCGGCTCAACCTGATGCTGCGGCTGGTCGCCGCGTGGAACCGGGTGGAGTACGTCGACACCTACGGCCCGACGGCCGGCCACGACATGTGCAAGGCGCCCGCCGACCGCTGGATCGAACCCCTCCAGCCGGCGTCCCCGGCCGCCCCCGCCCACCCCAACGCCAAGGGCGAGGCGGCCATGGCGCAGGCCGTACTGAACCGTCTGGAGCGACACCACGGACGGAACTGA